One Candidatus Obscuribacterales bacterium genomic window, TACCAAACGCTTGATTCAGCTCCATGATTTCGGTGTTGATGGTATCTCGTTGATCCTCAGGCATATAGTAGCGTTCTAAACCGTAGGTCACCTGTTGATAGTACAACTGTCCG contains:
- a CDS encoding GDYXXLXY domain-containing protein; its protein translation is GQLYYQQVTYGLERYYMPEDQRDTINTEIMELNQAFGNEPPFVVEVRVRGNGYAVPISLWVGDRQYQF